Proteins from a genomic interval of Acetobacterium woodii DSM 1030:
- the gloA gene encoding lactoylglutathione lyase translates to MNTYKMAHTMIRVLDLERSIRFYDEALGFKEIRRRDNPEYKFTLVFLTAGNPEGHQLELTYNYGQDVPYDLGNGYGHLAVSVNDLEASRSAHEAKGYDPTPLKGLSSDGKPHYYFISDPDGYKIEIIGN, encoded by the coding sequence ATGAACACTTATAAAATGGCACATACAATGATTAGAGTCCTGGATTTAGAACGGTCGATTCGATTTTATGATGAGGCATTAGGGTTTAAAGAAATTAGACGACGTGACAATCCTGAGTACAAGTTTACCCTAGTATTCTTAACTGCTGGTAATCCCGAAGGTCACCAACTTGAGTTGACCTACAACTATGGGCAAGACGTTCCCTATGATTTAGGAAATGGATATGGTCATTTAGCAGTCAGTGTGAACGATCTTGAAGCTTCCCGATCTGCTCATGAAGCAAAAGGTTATGATCCGACACCACTAAAAGGTCTTAGTAGCGATGGCAAACCACATTATTATTTTATTTCAGATC